A portion of the Blastopirellula sediminis genome contains these proteins:
- a CDS encoding Imm26 family immunity protein, producing the protein MTNRWKIGDVFLFPIDDERVGMGQIIDVLPSELYVVIFESAWDVNSPPQSHAVVGRTPLFGSLTLDARLHHGDWKIIGNVTGNLADIALPLSKVRISGQMHVESHDGKWSRLATDEEGEQLRFRKTVAPIRLEKALQAEFGLIDKSEAYDELRYNLVVDSARIGNRPGWRG; encoded by the coding sequence ATGACCAATCGATGGAAAATCGGCGACGTATTCTTATTTCCAATTGACGATGAGCGAGTGGGAATGGGGCAGATCATTGATGTCTTGCCTTCGGAACTCTACGTCGTGATTTTTGAGAGTGCATGGGACGTAAACAGTCCACCTCAGTCGCATGCCGTGGTAGGTCGGACGCCATTGTTCGGATCTCTGACGCTCGATGCCCGATTACACCACGGCGACTGGAAGATTATTGGAAACGTCACTGGCAATTTGGCCGATATCGCGTTGCCGTTATCGAAAGTACGGATTTCCGGGCAAATGCATGTTGAGAGTCATGATGGGAAATGGTCACGACTTGCAACAGATGAAGAAGGTGAGCAACTAAGATTCCGAAAGACCGTCGCGCCGATAAGACTGGAAAAAGCATTGCAGGCCGAATTTGGATTGATAGACAAGAGCGAAGCCTATGATGAACTGCGCTATAATCTCGTGGTTGATTCCGCGAGAATTGGGAATCGACCGGGGTGGCGCGGTTAG
- a CDS encoding tetratricopeptide repeat protein — MKRTLAGIISFAVLIVLLLPTCLLAQTATEHNNLGNQWMDKGEYDKALAEFNEAIRLDPNSEPQYCNRGWVWEIKGEYAKAKADFDRAIKLNPNCKLARNGRGLVLRHLGEYEQAIADLNLAVKIDPNSAIGYHNRGLVWNNKGEYDKAIADFDHAIALDPDAFTYGERGWAWIEKKEYDKAIADCNAALRLDPNYADGYYYAGVARRRKGEVDKAIVDFTAAIRLDPNYAAAYSDRGWTLQDKQEYDKAKADFDSALKLNPNLKYALNGRGLALIHLGEYDKAIADLNVALQIDRNYVNGYHHRGLAWSSKGEYDKAIADFDQAIAIAPLAVTYGERGWAWIEKEEYDKALADCNAALQLDPNYADGYYYAGVARSKKGENDKAIVDYTAAIRLDPNYADAYNDRGWALEDKEEYDKAIADFDVAIRLAPKYADAYLGRGAAWNEKMEFDKAIADASKALELDPQNAYAYVVRSNAWNEKKEFDKAIADADAALKIDPQWVMAYSNRGTALIDKGKLDEGLADLERAEQLAPDNSVILCDLSWAWGLKNNPDKAIEYADKALAANPKEIQAYSNRGEARSNKGDYDAAIADFTELLRLRPNDWVVYQYRGFAWDNKGEYDKAIADYAKSIQLNPKNPNAYSNRGVALSHKGEEEQALLDYNQSLKLDPMYATAYSNRGLTLYRMGDKAKALADYDKAIELDKTIKSAYCNRSTYWLETYDFDKALADANAAIQLDPNYVDALSNRGCALQAKEEYDKALADFDQVLKLEPEDALAYAYRGSVWSDKGNFEKAMADFDQALKLDPKQVVALTNRGSCWSDQGDFDRAIADYNRALQIDPQNAAIYQQRGMTLSDKGETSEAIADFTQSIKLDPNNIPAYLGRGMSYRMLRNADKAILDLSQVIKLDPKNSGAYNVRGLAWSDKDESEKAIADYNQAIRLNPTNSSPYSNRGLSWHDLGDLDKALTDYGVAIKLDPNNPTAYYNRAKTWRVKGDLDKALSDYNEAIRVDPKYASAYSSRASVWLDKGENDKAIEDCTQALKYDANDPYAYNTRGIAFDDKGESDKALADFAEALRIEPDVSVYRNRAMLLHNQGVDDKSLADIAAALELDPNDFLTYRLRGEIWADKEEYGKAIDDFNRALQLAPKDAYALRHRGAAWCYQGKLDNALADLNRSLQLDPQSAYAYRQRSLVWNKMGEYDKAIADANEDLRLSPQDAFAYSILSWAWKAKGDFDQAIAMADKALEVNPKYESAFNNRGNAWLDKGDYKRAIADYDQAIALNPKDATTIANRGGAWRRMGEYDKALADFNEALRLDPNHTTALVRLAWLRSTCPVEKYRDRKQAFDLAKRAYDLSEIKDWGIYDTLAAAYAENNSFDQAQKWVQKAIDKATLEKTKAELRARLQLYQAKKTYREELKSASSSVKGK; from the coding sequence ATGAAGAGAACTCTGGCCGGCATCATCTCTTTCGCCGTGCTAATTGTGCTACTGCTCCCCACCTGTTTGTTGGCACAAACTGCAACTGAGCACAACAATCTCGGCAACCAATGGATGGACAAGGGGGAATACGACAAGGCGCTCGCCGAGTTCAACGAAGCGATCCGACTCGACCCCAACTCCGAGCCCCAATATTGCAATCGAGGTTGGGTTTGGGAAATAAAGGGAGAGTACGCGAAAGCGAAAGCCGACTTCGACAGAGCCATAAAACTTAATCCCAACTGCAAGCTCGCGCGTAATGGGCGCGGCCTGGTCCTACGCCATTTAGGGGAATATGAGCAGGCGATCGCCGACTTGAACCTCGCCGTGAAAATCGATCCCAACTCTGCGATCGGATATCACAATCGCGGCCTCGTTTGGAACAACAAGGGGGAATACGACAAGGCGATCGCCGATTTCGACCACGCAATAGCGCTCGATCCGGATGCTTTCACCTACGGCGAGCGCGGCTGGGCCTGGATTGAGAAAAAGGAATACGACAAGGCGATCGCCGATTGCAACGCCGCGCTGCGGCTCGATCCCAATTACGCCGACGGCTATTACTATGCCGGCGTCGCCCGGAGAAGGAAGGGAGAAGTCGACAAGGCGATCGTCGACTTTACGGCGGCGATACGTCTTGATCCGAACTACGCAGCCGCTTACAGCGACCGTGGCTGGACCCTGCAAGACAAACAGGAGTACGACAAGGCGAAAGCCGACTTCGACAGCGCCTTAAAACTTAATCCAAACCTCAAATACGCTCTTAACGGTCGCGGCCTGGCCCTGATCCATTTGGGAGAGTATGACAAAGCGATCGCCGATTTGAACGTCGCCTTGCAAATCGATCGCAACTACGTAAACGGATATCACCATCGCGGCCTCGCTTGGAGCAGCAAAGGAGAGTACGACAAGGCGATCGCCGACTTTGATCAGGCGATAGCGATTGCTCCGCTAGCCGTCACCTACGGCGAGCGCGGCTGGGCCTGGATTGAGAAAGAGGAATACGACAAGGCGCTCGCCGATTGCAACGCCGCGCTGCAACTAGATCCCAATTATGCCGACGGCTATTACTATGCCGGCGTCGCGCGGAGCAAAAAGGGGGAAAACGACAAAGCGATCGTCGACTATACGGCGGCGATACGTCTCGATCCGAACTATGCCGACGCTTACAACGACCGCGGCTGGGCCCTGGAAGACAAAGAGGAGTACGACAAGGCGATCGCCGACTTCGACGTAGCGATACGATTGGCCCCGAAATATGCCGACGCCTATCTCGGCCGGGGTGCGGCGTGGAATGAAAAAATGGAGTTCGATAAGGCGATCGCTGACGCGAGTAAAGCTCTCGAGTTGGATCCGCAAAACGCATACGCCTATGTCGTTCGCAGCAACGCATGGAATGAGAAAAAGGAGTTCGACAAAGCGATCGCCGACGCCGACGCGGCCCTGAAAATCGATCCGCAGTGGGTGATGGCCTACAGCAATCGCGGCACGGCGCTCATCGATAAAGGCAAACTCGACGAAGGTCTCGCCGATCTGGAGCGAGCGGAGCAGCTCGCCCCCGACAACAGCGTTATTCTCTGCGATTTAAGCTGGGCGTGGGGCCTGAAGAACAACCCCGACAAAGCGATCGAGTACGCCGACAAGGCGCTCGCCGCCAACCCCAAGGAGATCCAAGCCTATTCCAATCGGGGCGAAGCGCGATCCAACAAAGGAGACTACGACGCGGCGATCGCCGACTTTACGGAACTGCTGCGACTTAGGCCCAACGACTGGGTAGTCTACCAATACCGAGGCTTCGCGTGGGACAATAAAGGAGAGTACGACAAGGCGATCGCCGACTACGCAAAATCGATTCAACTTAACCCCAAGAATCCCAACGCCTACAGCAATCGGGGCGTCGCCCTTTCTCACAAAGGGGAAGAGGAACAGGCGCTGCTCGACTACAACCAATCCCTAAAGCTCGATCCGATGTACGCGACCGCCTACAGCAATCGCGGTCTCACCCTCTATCGAATGGGGGATAAAGCGAAGGCGCTGGCCGATTACGACAAGGCGATTGAACTCGACAAGACCATCAAAAGCGCCTACTGCAATCGCTCGACGTATTGGCTCGAAACGTACGATTTTGACAAAGCTCTCGCCGATGCGAATGCGGCGATCCAATTGGACCCCAACTATGTAGACGCCTTGAGTAATCGCGGCTGCGCCCTGCAGGCCAAGGAAGAATACGATAAGGCGCTGGCCGACTTCGACCAAGTTCTCAAGCTAGAGCCCGAAGACGCCTTGGCTTACGCCTATCGCGGATCAGTCTGGAGCGACAAGGGAAACTTTGAAAAAGCGATGGCCGATTTCGACCAGGCCCTCAAACTGGATCCCAAACAGGTTGTCGCCCTGACGAACCGCGGCAGTTGCTGGTCAGACCAGGGGGACTTCGACCGGGCAATCGCCGACTACAATCGCGCTTTACAAATCGATCCGCAAAACGCCGCCATCTATCAACAGCGCGGGATGACCTTGTCCGACAAGGGAGAAACCTCCGAAGCGATCGCCGATTTCACCCAATCGATCAAACTCGATCCAAACAACATCCCAGCCTACCTGGGCCGCGGCATGAGTTATCGAATGCTGCGGAACGCCGACAAGGCGATCCTCGATCTAAGCCAGGTGATCAAACTAGACCCGAAAAACAGCGGCGCCTACAACGTGCGTGGGCTCGCCTGGTCGGATAAAGACGAAAGCGAGAAGGCGATCGCCGACTACAATCAGGCGATCCGCCTCAATCCTACGAATTCAAGCCCCTATTCGAATCGCGGACTGAGTTGGCACGACCTGGGAGATCTCGACAAGGCGCTTACCGACTACGGCGTCGCCATCAAACTCGATCCAAATAATCCGACGGCATACTACAACCGCGCTAAAACCTGGCGAGTAAAGGGAGACCTCGACAAAGCGCTAAGCGACTACAACGAAGCGATTCGCGTCGACCCCAAATACGCTTCCGCCTATTCCAGCCGCGCCTCCGTCTGGCTCGACAAAGGTGAAAACGACAAAGCGATCGAAGATTGCACTCAAGCTTTGAAATACGACGCCAACGACCCTTATGCGTACAACACGCGCGGGATCGCATTCGACGACAAAGGAGAATCTGATAAGGCCCTCGCCGACTTCGCCGAAGCGCTGCGGATCGAACCGGACGTCAGCGTCTATCGGAACCGCGCAATGTTGTTGCACAACCAGGGGGTAGACGATAAGTCGCTCGCCGATATCGCCGCCGCCCTGGAATTAGATCCCAACGACTTTCTTACCTATCGACTGCGTGGCGAGATTTGGGCTGACAAGGAGGAGTATGGGAAAGCGATCGATGATTTCAACCGCGCCCTTCAGCTTGCCCCGAAGGACGCCTACGCACTGCGACATCGCGGAGCGGCGTGGTGCTACCAGGGAAAGCTCGACAACGCCCTCGCCGATTTGAATCGCTCACTTCAGCTCGATCCGCAAAGCGCCTACGCGTACCGCCAGCGCAGCCTTGTGTGGAACAAAATGGGAGAATATGACAAGGCGATTGCCGACGCCAACGAAGACCTCCGACTTTCTCCCCAAGACGCGTTCGCCTATTCCATCTTGAGCTGGGCCTGGAAAGCCAAAGGAGACTTCGATCAGGCGATCGCGATGGCCGATAAGGCGCTTGAGGTCAATCCAAAATATGAATCCGCCTTTAACAATCGCGGCAATGCGTGGCTCGATAAGGGAGACTACAAACGGGCGATAGCCGACTATGATCAGGCGATCGCGCTAAATCCGAAAGACGCCACTACGATTGCGAATCGCGGCGGAGCCTGGAGGCGCATGGGGGAATATGACAAAGCGCTCGCCGACTTCAACGAGGCGCTTCGCTTAGACCCGAATCATACGACGGCGCTGGTCCGTCTTGCCTGGCTGAGATCGACCTGTCCCGTCGAAAAGTACCGTGACAGGAAACAAGCGTTCGACCTGGCCAAACGCGCTTATGACCTAAGCGAAATCAAGGATTGGGGAATTTACGACACGCTTGCCGCCGCGTATGCGGAAAACAACAGCTTTGACCAGGCCCAGAAGTGGGTTCAGAAAGCGATTGACAAGGCCACCCTGGAAAAGACCAAGGCCGAACTGCGTGCCCGACTCCAGCTCTACCAGGCGAAAAAAACCTATCGGGAAGAGCTGAAATCGGCGTCGTCAAGCGTGAAAGGAAAGTAA
- a CDS encoding DUF1552 domain-containing protein produces MKSINRRRFLQASGVAIGLPLLEGQRVRGAEANNRPGQEGDIRRMLSICSPLGYYGPYFFPEGEGADYKASPYLEPLQPLRDKFTVISGLNHPDVNGGHSAEKSFLTGAAHPGRPGFQNTISVDQYAAEFIGKATRFSSLSLGLNGTSMSWTRAGVAIPTESRPSKLFAKLFLAGTAAERATQLQRVQNGQSIMDLVLDQTKSVARDLGKHDGQTLDQYLSSIRDLEEGLRSAEEWIEKPKPTVDRKPPQDVADRSDLTARMQLMYDMIFLAFQTDSTRLITLSGAGDNGVVSLDGVEDGWHNLSHHGRDEDKIKMLAIIEREEMRLFAELMQKLNDVQEGDHTLLDQTSIVLGSNLGNASSHDNSNLPIIAAGGRFQHGRHLAFDPNSPPPLCNLFVSQLQHLNIEVDRFSTGSGTLTGLAPLRG; encoded by the coding sequence ATGAAGTCAATCAACCGCAGGCGTTTTCTGCAAGCGTCCGGAGTCGCGATCGGACTGCCGCTGTTGGAAGGGCAGCGCGTGCGTGGCGCCGAGGCGAACAACCGACCAGGCCAAGAGGGCGATATTCGGCGGATGCTGTCGATCTGTTCGCCGCTTGGCTATTACGGACCTTACTTCTTTCCGGAAGGGGAGGGCGCCGACTACAAGGCTTCACCCTACTTGGAACCGCTCCAGCCGCTTCGCGATAAATTCACCGTCATCTCCGGTTTGAATCATCCCGACGTCAACGGCGGGCACAGCGCCGAGAAGTCATTTTTAACCGGCGCCGCGCATCCGGGACGTCCCGGCTTTCAAAACACCATCTCGGTTGATCAGTACGCCGCCGAGTTTATCGGCAAGGCGACGCGGTTTTCGTCGTTGTCGTTGGGACTGAATGGGACGAGCATGTCGTGGACGCGAGCCGGCGTCGCGATTCCGACCGAGAGTCGTCCTTCCAAGCTCTTCGCAAAGCTGTTCTTGGCCGGGACCGCGGCCGAACGGGCGACGCAACTGCAGCGGGTGCAAAACGGCCAAAGCATCATGGACCTGGTCCTCGACCAGACCAAGAGCGTCGCACGGGACCTGGGGAAACACGATGGGCAGACGCTCGATCAGTACCTCAGCAGCATTCGTGATCTGGAAGAGGGGCTGCGAAGCGCCGAGGAGTGGATCGAGAAGCCAAAGCCGACTGTTGATCGCAAACCTCCGCAGGACGTCGCCGACCGATCCGATCTGACGGCGCGGATGCAGCTGATGTACGACATGATCTTCCTGGCGTTCCAAACCGATTCGACGCGGCTGATTACGCTCTCCGGCGCCGGCGACAACGGCGTCGTTTCGCTGGATGGAGTCGAAGATGGCTGGCATAACCTCAGTCACCATGGCCGGGACGAGGACAAAATCAAAATGCTGGCGATCATTGAACGGGAAGAAATGCGGCTGTTCGCCGAACTCATGCAGAAGCTGAACGACGTCCAGGAAGGAGACCATACCTTGCTCGATCAGACTTCGATCGTGCTTGGTTCGAACCTGGGGAATGCGTCGAGCCACGATAACTCGAACTTGCCGATTATCGCGGCCGGCGGACGCTTCCAACATGGGCGCCATCTCGCCTTCGACCCGAACAGCCCGCCGCCGCTCTGTAATCTGTTCGTCAGCCAGCTGCAGCATCTGAACATTGAAGTTGATCGATTTTCGACCGGCAGCGGAACCCTGACGGGATTGGCGCCGTTGCGTGGGTAA
- a CDS encoding family 16 glycoside hydrolase: MLKRSPLLLFACLSIGFSISIASAQESQSDEAGVLLFEDDFNRDETTPGKEEIGNGWTSNSAWRAKGHQQVDLVDGAMQVTRHPEADHGVAIFHDVAFQDGAVELKFKLGPGDDLGIDFVDRELKTVHAGHLCVARIMLKGITLTDSKTGQMDLKIRERRLSGEKSPELNKLLQTKRANFPLKLEADKWYTLKVVVAGDVMKATLDGKPVGEFQSEGIAHPTKRMITLAVNKSAAVDDVKVWKLK, encoded by the coding sequence ATGCTGAAACGTTCCCCCCTGCTCCTCTTTGCCTGTTTGTCTATCGGCTTTAGTATCTCGATCGCTAGCGCCCAGGAGAGTCAAAGCGACGAAGCTGGCGTCCTCCTCTTCGAAGACGACTTCAACCGCGACGAAACGACGCCCGGCAAGGAGGAGATCGGCAATGGCTGGACCAGCAACAGCGCCTGGCGCGCCAAGGGTCACCAGCAAGTCGACCTGGTCGACGGAGCGATGCAGGTCACTCGCCATCCCGAAGCCGATCACGGGGTCGCCATCTTTCATGACGTGGCGTTTCAGGATGGAGCGGTCGAGCTGAAGTTCAAGCTCGGTCCCGGCGACGATCTGGGGATCGACTTTGTCGACCGCGAGCTGAAGACGGTGCATGCCGGCCATCTCTGCGTCGCTCGCATCATGCTCAAGGGGATCACCCTCACCGACTCGAAGACCGGGCAGATGGACCTCAAGATTCGCGAACGGCGCCTCTCTGGCGAAAAGTCGCCAGAACTGAACAAGCTCCTCCAAACCAAGCGGGCCAACTTCCCGCTGAAGCTGGAAGCCGACAAGTGGTACACGCTGAAGGTAGTCGTCGCCGGCGACGTTATGAAAGCGACCCTCGACGGCAAGCCGGTCGGCGAGTTCCAGTCCGAAGGGATCGCCCATCCGACCAAGCGAATGATCACGCTCGCCGTAAACAAGTCCGCGGCGGTGGATGACGTTAAGGTCTGGAAGCTGAAGTAA
- a CDS encoding sialate O-acetylesterase translates to MSKSLARVLALIVCLFSITSQAVAEVRIANIFADHMVLQRDKPLRIWGWADPGDQVQIEFAGQVATATADQNGAWEVTLQPLAASAEGRPLRVASGDKTIVVNDVLVGEVWHASGQSNMAMNVGAMTAELESVKVDIAAADLPALRFCRINEGESKAPQSDLSRPASWTVCTPTTVPGFSGAAFYFARRLNHELGVPIGIIDSSRGGTPIEPFIPRAAFTSHPTLQRELELGDAEDLAAIWRLKGGVQARDANWLPGRLFNSRMAPITRLAARGAIWYQGESNSGVQEDPRDYQFKMQALISGWRAALENETLPVYFAQLPGSGAGAGWPYLREQQRLAADFPNSGLVVTIDLDGPGIHPANKVDVGQRLARWALAKDYGKQIAFSGPLFDRQEIQGNDIVLHFRYAESGLMTADKEGLAQPQETPEAKLSHFEVTDKAGQWRPAHAKIEGETVVVHSPDVAAPIAVRYAYAVTPENCNLYNRDGLPAAPFCSQPQLLVYDPNLPQ, encoded by the coding sequence ATGAGCAAAAGCCTCGCTCGCGTCTTAGCCCTGATCGTTTGCCTGTTCAGCATCACCAGTCAAGCGGTCGCCGAAGTACGGATCGCCAACATCTTTGCCGATCACATGGTGCTGCAGCGGGACAAGCCGCTCCGAATCTGGGGTTGGGCCGATCCCGGAGACCAGGTGCAGATCGAGTTTGCTGGGCAAGTTGCGACAGCGACGGCCGACCAAAATGGCGCCTGGGAAGTGACGCTCCAGCCGCTTGCCGCGAGTGCGGAAGGTCGTCCTTTGCGCGTCGCGAGTGGTGACAAGACAATCGTCGTCAACGACGTGTTGGTCGGGGAAGTCTGGCATGCGAGCGGGCAGTCGAACATGGCGATGAACGTCGGCGCGATGACGGCGGAGCTCGAATCGGTCAAAGTCGACATCGCGGCGGCCGACCTGCCGGCGCTCCGCTTCTGCCGCATCAATGAAGGGGAGAGCAAAGCGCCGCAGAGCGACTTGTCTCGACCGGCCAGCTGGACCGTCTGTACGCCGACGACGGTTCCCGGATTCTCCGGCGCCGCGTTCTACTTTGCCCGCCGGTTAAACCATGAACTGGGCGTTCCGATCGGGATCATCGATTCGTCACGCGGCGGAACGCCAATTGAGCCGTTCATTCCGCGTGCCGCGTTTACCTCGCACCCGACGCTCCAGCGCGAGTTGGAGCTCGGCGACGCGGAGGATCTCGCCGCGATTTGGAGATTGAAAGGGGGCGTGCAAGCTCGCGACGCCAATTGGCTGCCGGGCCGGCTCTTCAACTCTCGCATGGCGCCGATCACGCGACTGGCCGCCCGCGGGGCGATCTGGTATCAGGGAGAGTCGAACAGCGGCGTGCAGGAAGATCCCCGCGACTATCAGTTCAAGATGCAGGCACTGATCAGTGGTTGGCGCGCGGCCTTGGAAAACGAGACGCTGCCGGTCTACTTCGCCCAGCTCCCCGGCAGCGGCGCCGGCGCCGGTTGGCCTTACTTGCGCGAACAACAGCGTCTGGCCGCCGACTTTCCGAACAGCGGCCTGGTCGTGACCATCGATCTCGACGGGCCAGGCATCCACCCGGCGAACAAGGTCGACGTAGGACAACGTCTGGCGCGGTGGGCGCTGGCCAAAGACTACGGCAAGCAGATCGCCTTCAGCGGGCCCCTCTTCGATCGCCAGGAGATTCAAGGAAACGACATCGTACTCCACTTCCGCTACGCCGAGAGCGGTCTGATGACGGCCGACAAGGAAGGACTTGCCCAGCCGCAGGAAACTCCTGAAGCCAAGCTGTCGCACTTTGAAGTGACCGACAAGGCCGGCCAGTGGCGCCCCGCCCACGCGAAGATCGAAGGAGAAACGGTTGTGGTCCATAGCCCTGACGTTGCGGCGCCAATCGCCGTGCGTTACGCCTACGCCGTCACGCCGGAGAACTGCAATCTCTACAACCGAGATGGGCTACCAGCTGCGCCGTTTTGCTCTCAGCCGCAGTTGCTTGTTTACGATCCGAACCTGCCGCAGTAG
- a CDS encoding sulfatase, producing the protein MQTPRFPVLTRLALAALLIAPLLTSFAAAADAKRPPNIVLFLVDDMGWIDSTPYGSQYYETPNIQRLAKQSMRFTDAYALPLCSPTRASILSGQYSSRHRVTSASGHQPAAAEDASPYPAKAPANKQFIYADSKNYLDLEIPTLAEVLQQAGYRTGHFGKWHLGLSQEHWPDKQGFDVAFHAQPSPGPPSYFSPYGVSPDGKPTPRHHVGTITDGPEGEYITDRLTDEAIKFVEANQDRPFFLNFWHYGVHGPWGHKEAYTAEFSKKTDPRGEQKNPIMASMLKSVDESLGRLLDRLDELGLADNTLFIFYSDNGGNTHSRTYEDVKLANVKPGHPQYAAIQDWRKWAGGEPPTNNAPLREGKGRIYEGGQRVPLMVRWPRHIQAGSTSDAIVGPIDMYPTILSATGSQKPAGHIIDGESLLPILKQTGNLERKAYFTWFPHLIPAVSVRQGDWKLIRRFESHPSYPDLFELYNLTDDIGETNNLVQQMPDKVKELDALIDQFVKETGALYPKPNPAYKATPPNSAKADDFVARNCQVVKAEGAIRVVGEGKQPFLGTARVKLNGPLKLTLTARCKEGGTGRVQWKTTGQENFPASGQNVSFEIPAGDAWREVTVDLPVEGQSQIVRLYLPAEKSPVEISSIRYANPQGDAKALDFSKVTP; encoded by the coding sequence ATGCAAACGCCCCGCTTTCCCGTCCTTACTCGCCTTGCTTTGGCGGCGCTGTTGATCGCGCCGCTGCTGACAAGTTTCGCCGCCGCGGCCGATGCGAAACGACCTCCCAATATCGTCCTCTTCCTGGTCGACGACATGGGCTGGATCGATAGCACGCCGTACGGGTCGCAGTACTACGAGACGCCCAACATACAGCGACTAGCCAAGCAGTCGATGCGATTTACCGACGCTTACGCCCTCCCCCTTTGCTCGCCAACCCGGGCGTCGATTCTGAGCGGGCAATATTCTTCGCGGCATCGCGTGACCTCCGCCTCGGGACATCAACCAGCAGCGGCGGAGGACGCCTCCCCCTATCCAGCGAAAGCGCCGGCCAACAAACAGTTCATCTATGCCGACAGCAAAAACTATCTCGACCTGGAAATCCCGACCCTGGCCGAAGTGTTGCAGCAGGCCGGCTACCGGACCGGGCACTTTGGCAAATGGCATCTCGGGTTGAGCCAGGAACATTGGCCGGACAAACAAGGGTTCGACGTCGCCTTTCATGCGCAACCGAGTCCCGGTCCGCCGAGCTACTTTTCGCCGTATGGCGTTTCGCCCGACGGCAAACCGACCCCGCGTCATCATGTCGGCACGATCACCGATGGCCCGGAGGGCGAATACATCACCGATCGTTTGACCGACGAAGCGATCAAGTTTGTCGAAGCGAACCAAGACCGCCCGTTCTTCCTCAATTTCTGGCACTATGGGGTCCACGGACCTTGGGGTCACAAAGAAGCGTACACCGCCGAGTTCTCCAAGAAGACCGATCCGCGCGGCGAGCAGAAGAATCCGATCATGGCGTCGATGCTGAAGAGCGTCGACGAGAGCCTGGGCCGTTTGCTCGACCGGCTGGATGAATTGGGACTCGCCGACAACACGCTCTTCATCTTCTATTCCGATAACGGCGGCAACACTCACAGTCGCACCTACGAAGACGTCAAGCTGGCGAACGTAAAACCGGGTCACCCGCAGTACGCAGCGATTCAGGACTGGCGCAAATGGGCCGGCGGAGAGCCGCCGACCAACAACGCGCCGCTCCGCGAAGGTAAAGGTCGCATCTACGAAGGGGGCCAGCGCGTGCCGCTGATGGTCCGTTGGCCACGGCACATCCAAGCCGGCTCGACCAGCGATGCGATCGTCGGGCCGATCGATATGTATCCCACGATTCTGAGCGCTACCGGATCACAAAAGCCGGCGGGGCATATTATCGACGGCGAGTCGCTGCTACCAATTCTGAAGCAGACCGGCAACCTCGAGCGGAAAGCGTACTTCACCTGGTTTCCGCACTTGATTCCGGCCGTCTCCGTTCGGCAAGGCGACTGGAAACTGATCCGGCGTTTTGAATCGCACCCGAGCTATCCCGATCTCTTCGAGCTTTACAATCTGACGGACGACATTGGCGAAACGAACAATCTCGTCCAGCAAATGCCAGACAAAGTCAAAGAGCTCGACGCTCTTATCGACCAGTTCGTGAAAGAGACCGGCGCCCTCTATCCCAAGCCGAACCCAGCCTACAAAGCGACGCCCCCAAATAGCGCCAAGGCCGACGACTTTGTCGCACGCAACTGCCAGGTCGTCAAAGCGGAAGGGGCGATCCGCGTGGTGGGGGAAGGAAAGCAACCGTTCCTCGGCACGGCCCGCGTCAAGCTGAATGGTCCGCTGAAGCTGACGCTGACCGCTCGCTGCAAAGAAGGCGGAACAGGTCGCGTCCAGTGGAAGACCACCGGCCAGGAAAACTTCCCTGCGTCGGGTCAGAACGTCAGCTTCGAAATCCCCGCCGGCGATGCGTGGCGAGAGGTGACGGTCGACCTTCCGGTTGAAGGGCAATCGCAGATCGTGCGGCTCTACCTCCCGGCAGAAAAATCGCCGGTCGAAATTAGCTCCATTCGCTACGCGAATCCTCAAGGGGACGCGAAGGCCTTGGACTTTTCGAAGGTGACGCCATGA
- a CDS encoding DUF4304 domain-containing protein — protein sequence MSASKKKQFERLLLERLTPILSDDGFVGNDLKWIRNVDPVINCIEVQSRSDSKACCVNLGVHLTFLPNATGSLIVDIQSYSSVDCEIRGRLTSQAEGDQWWEYEMLEPAIDDLIDSYLDHGQNFFERFAKFPHPFVDIGPDSLDDDVVSSLFPVMTKVRMVLLLARVHDFLGNSALAKQFGQIGIDLIGGGMGPKAAFRKILRSHTT from the coding sequence ATGTCGGCGAGCAAGAAGAAGCAGTTCGAACGACTTTTACTTGAGCGACTCACACCAATTCTGAGCGACGATGGCTTCGTTGGAAATGATCTCAAATGGATTAGGAATGTTGATCCCGTAATCAACTGCATCGAGGTGCAAAGTAGAAGCGACAGCAAAGCTTGTTGCGTAAACCTCGGCGTCCACTTAACTTTTTTGCCGAACGCGACTGGCTCTCTAATTGTTGACATTCAGAGCTATTCATCAGTCGACTGTGAAATAAGGGGGCGGCTAACTTCGCAGGCAGAAGGCGATCAATGGTGGGAGTACGAAATGCTCGAGCCGGCGATTGATGATTTAATCGATAGCTATTTGGATCATGGGCAAAACTTCTTCGAACGTTTTGCCAAGTTCCCGCATCCATTCGTTGATATTGGCCCAGACAGCCTCGATGACGATGTTGTTTCGTCCTTGTTTCCAGTTATGACCAAGGTCAGGATGGTTTTGCTGCTCGCTAGAGTCCATGATTTTCTCGGAAATTCAGCCTTGGCGAAACAGTTTGGCCAAATTGGCATCGATCTCATTGGCGGAGGAATGGGCCCCAAGGCAGCTTTTCGGAAAATCTTGCGGAGTCATACGACCTAA